Within the Petrotoga miotherma DSM 10691 genome, the region ACAAAGTACTTACCTGTTGGAGTTTTAATGAAAGTACAATTTTTTATCTTTGCATTTGGATCGATTTTTCGATGTACTCTTACTTTAATACCTTCTTTAAATTTTGGTACGAAAAGAATTTCGTATTTATCATTACCCTCATTTTCATATAGTTGTATATGTTGTGGAACTCTAAACGATTGTCTACTTGATTTCTTTTTAAACTTCGGATGTTTACTCAGTTTCTTAAAAAAGCGTTCAAACCCAATCTCTAAATCTTTTATAGACTGTTGTAATGATTGAGAGTTGACATCGTTTAGCCATTGATACTTCTCAGTTTTTTTTAAAACCGTAAGTACTTTAGCCCATACATAGTAGTTAGTATACGTTTTAGTATTCTTATATGCATTGTTTGTAAACTCTAAGAATAGGTTGAACACAAATCGATTATGTCCAAAATGCTGATTAAGTTTCTCAATTTGTTCGTTTGTTGGATATATACGAAACTTGTATGTTTTTAACATATTCAATCACCTTAATTTCGATAATTGTATGATATAATACAATTGTACCATACATATATATAATTAACAACGTATTTTTGACCTAGATTCGCTTTGTGTTTCTAAAACCAGCTATCATCTCTCCAATAAATTGGAGAGTGTTTTTGCTGAATTTTCATAAAAAGGAGCTTTTTTAATGAAAACAGCAATGATATTTGGAACACGACCAGAAGCAATAAAAATGGCACCATTATACAAAAAGATGAAAGAAGAAAATATGGAAGTTAAAGTAATAGCAACCGCTCAACACAGAGAAATGCTCGATCAAGTGTTGAAACTTTTTGAAATAAAACCAGACTACGACTTAAATATAATGACAAAAAACCAAACCCTATCACAACTAACTTCAAAACTAGTTACAGAGATAGATAAAATTCTAAAAATTGAACCATTCGATTATATACTAGTACAAGGCGATACAACCTCGACTTTTGTAGGAAGTCTCGCTGCTTTTTACAACAAAATACCTGTTGGGCACGTGGAAGCAGGCCTAAGAACGAACGATATATACAACCCTTTCCCAGAAGAAATGAACAGAAGACTAACAGGCACAATTGCAAAGCACCACTTTGCTTCTACCCAAAAGGCAAAAGATAACCTACTAAAAGAAGGTGTAGAAGAAAAAAATATAATAGTAACGGGGAACACGGTTATAGATGCATTACTATGGGTAAAAGAAAACAAAAATAAAGATATAGAAAAGATTAAAGAAAAATACAACATAAAGAACAAAAGGTTTATCTTAGTTACGATGCATAGAAGGGAGAACTGGGGAAAACCGATAGAAAA harbors:
- a CDS encoding RNA-guided endonuclease InsQ/TnpB family protein; the protein is MLKTYKFRIYPTNEQIEKLNQHFGHNRFVFNLFLEFTNNAYKNTKTYTNYYVWAKVLTVLKKTEKYQWLNDVNSQSLQQSIKDLEIGFERFFKKLSKHPKFKKKSSRQSFRVPQHIQLYENEGNDKYEILFVPKFKEGIKVRVHRKIDPNAKIKNCTFIKTPTGKYFV
- the wecB gene encoding non-hydrolyzing UDP-N-acetylglucosamine 2-epimerase, which translates into the protein MKTAMIFGTRPEAIKMAPLYKKMKEENMEVKVIATAQHREMLDQVLKLFEIKPDYDLNIMTKNQTLSQLTSKLVTEIDKILKIEPFDYILVQGDTTSTFVGSLAAFYNKIPVGHVEAGLRTNDIYNPFPEEMNRRLTGTIAKHHFASTQKAKDNLLKEGVEEKNIIVTGNTVIDALLWVKENKNKDIEKIKEKYNIKNKRFILVTMHRRENWGKPIENVMKAIKRYLHENKEMYIVFPVHLNPIVRESVYKILGNEEKAILIDPVEYLEFIALMDESYYIMTDSGGIQEEAPTLGKPTLILRETTERPEAIEAGTAKLVGTQEEKVYQAMKELETEKYVQMSKANNPFGDGKTSQRIVEFLKERYYSL